The following proteins are encoded in a genomic region of Reichenbachiella sp.:
- the dnaE gene encoding DNA polymerase III subunit alpha translates to MYLIFDTETTGLPKNYNAPLEDLDNWPRLVQLAWQVHANDGSLISDKNYIIKPEGYTIPFNAQKIHGISTKRAEEEGHDLNEVLSIFSEDLTKVKAVIGHNVEFDLNIVGAEYLRKERNNDLSSVDSIDTKDESTEFVAIPGRGGKFKWPTLTELHTKLFGVGFDDAHDAAYDVDATAKCFFGLLTEGVIAPLDDTAKENIKYEAPDLAAANFAVQDSNKGIDIDTEAAKDIDAPFCHLHVHSQFSVLQATPKIKPLIAKAKELGMPAVGLTDLGNMYGGYHFVEGAIKEGIKPILGQEFFISEERKTLKFTKDNPDRMTRIVLMAKNKKGYHNLAKLSSLGHMEGLYGFYPRIDKDLITQYKEDLICLTGGLMCEVPSLALNQGEEQAETALLWWKEQFGDDLYIELNRHGLDEENHLNEILQGFAKKHGIKMIASNHVHYLDKEESKAHDVLLCIKDGKSINDEVGRGRAYRDALPNDQYYFKTQEEMKALFADIPEAIENIKILIDSVEEYRLSRDVLLPAFDIPEEFKDSKDDEDGGKRGENNYLRHLTYEGAKRRYGEITDEITERLDFELKTIENSGYPGYFLIVQDFTTKSREMGVSVGPGRGSAAGSAVAYCIGITNVDPIAYDLLFERFLNPDRVSLPDIDIDFDDEGRDKVIQYVIDKYGQTQVAQIITYGTMAAKSSIRDSGRVMELPLPDTDSIAKLIPERPGISLTKAFKEVKELQEMESGHGLKSEVIQQARVLEGSVRNTGIHACGVIITPSDITQHVPVGVAKDSDLLVTQFDNSVVESAGMLKMDFLGLKTLSIIKTACANVKKRHGVEIIPDDIPLDDKKTYELYQRGETNGTFQFESPGMQKHLRSLKPDRFEDLIAMNALYRPGPMEYIPNFIARKMGTEEIEYDLEGMEEYLAETYGITVYQEQVMRLSQKLAGFTKGEADMLRKAMGKKIQAILDQLKPKFVEGCLERGHDEAKVQKVWKDWEAFAAYAFNKSHSTCYSVVAYHTAYLKAHYPAEYMAAVLTHNQNNIEKVSFFMEECRVRKIPVLGPDVNESGVFFNVNDEGKIRFGMGAIKGAGEAAAISIIEEREENGKFKDFFDFVTRINLRSVNKKTLEALAQSGGFDCFEVYHRRQYLITDDGEPSLIEKAIKYANKMEQEEASAQASLFGGESGVSIPTPTVSAVEPFSELEKLRIEKEVVGLYISGHPLDQFKFEIDQFTNTTVKELNGDLTELQKKGSIKIAGQVSAVGHRVTKNGKPFGTITLEDFTDSFTFFLFSDDYVKFKEYFETGWFLYFQCAVQNRWKGEELELKVKSMHLLTEIREEKTKGLNLRIKLQDVNEGLIHEIKKLTTEYAGSSLLKLDIVDEEENMQVNLLSRKVKIEPDNGLLDRLEAMDEIQYKVIA, encoded by the coding sequence ATGTACCTAATATTCGATACCGAGACCACTGGTTTACCTAAAAATTATAATGCGCCTCTAGAGGACTTAGACAACTGGCCAAGACTGGTACAGCTCGCCTGGCAAGTACACGCCAATGACGGTTCGTTGATAAGTGACAAAAACTACATCATCAAACCAGAAGGTTATACCATTCCCTTTAACGCGCAGAAAATCCATGGTATTTCTACCAAAAGAGCCGAAGAAGAAGGACATGACCTAAACGAAGTACTCAGTATCTTTTCAGAGGATTTAACGAAAGTCAAAGCGGTAATCGGACACAACGTAGAGTTCGACTTGAACATCGTTGGGGCTGAGTATCTCAGAAAGGAGCGAAACAATGACTTGTCTTCCGTCGACTCCATCGACACTAAAGATGAATCCACAGAATTTGTAGCCATTCCTGGCAGAGGGGGCAAATTCAAATGGCCAACCCTAACCGAGCTACACACCAAACTTTTCGGCGTGGGGTTCGACGATGCCCACGATGCAGCGTATGATGTAGACGCCACAGCCAAATGTTTTTTTGGTCTACTTACAGAAGGGGTCATTGCACCCTTAGATGATACCGCCAAAGAAAACATCAAGTACGAGGCACCGGATTTGGCAGCGGCCAATTTTGCCGTGCAGGATAGCAACAAAGGTATTGACATCGATACCGAAGCAGCCAAAGACATCGATGCGCCCTTTTGCCACTTGCACGTGCACTCGCAGTTTTCGGTTCTTCAAGCCACCCCTAAAATCAAGCCGCTCATAGCCAAAGCCAAAGAGCTGGGCATGCCAGCGGTAGGCTTAACAGATTTGGGTAATATGTATGGCGGCTATCACTTTGTAGAGGGTGCCATCAAAGAAGGAATCAAGCCGATTCTAGGACAAGAATTTTTCATTTCTGAAGAAAGGAAAACCCTCAAGTTCACCAAAGACAATCCAGATCGTATGACACGGATTGTACTCATGGCAAAAAACAAAAAAGGATATCATAATCTAGCAAAACTCTCTTCACTCGGTCATATGGAAGGGCTGTATGGCTTTTACCCAAGAATTGACAAGGATCTAATCACACAGTATAAGGAAGATCTTATTTGCCTTACAGGAGGCTTGATGTGTGAAGTGCCTTCGCTTGCGCTAAACCAAGGTGAGGAACAAGCCGAAACTGCTTTACTTTGGTGGAAAGAACAATTTGGAGACGACTTATACATCGAACTTAATCGTCATGGATTAGACGAAGAAAATCACTTGAATGAAATTCTTCAAGGATTCGCCAAAAAGCACGGCATCAAAATGATTGCATCGAATCATGTGCATTATTTAGACAAAGAGGAGTCTAAGGCACATGACGTACTCTTGTGTATAAAAGATGGTAAAAGCATCAACGATGAAGTAGGTCGTGGTCGTGCCTATCGAGATGCACTACCTAATGATCAGTATTATTTCAAGACTCAGGAAGAAATGAAAGCACTTTTTGCTGACATCCCTGAAGCCATTGAAAATATCAAAATACTGATTGACTCTGTTGAAGAATATCGTCTTTCCAGAGATGTTCTCTTGCCAGCCTTTGACATTCCGGAAGAGTTCAAAGACTCGAAAGACGACGAGGATGGTGGTAAAAGAGGTGAAAACAATTACTTGCGTCACTTGACCTATGAAGGAGCCAAACGGCGCTATGGTGAAATTACAGATGAGATCACCGAACGGCTAGACTTCGAACTCAAAACGATCGAAAACTCAGGCTATCCCGGTTACTTCCTCATTGTTCAGGATTTCACTACGAAGTCCAGAGAAATGGGAGTCTCTGTAGGCCCAGGTCGGGGTTCAGCTGCTGGTTCAGCTGTCGCCTATTGTATTGGTATTACTAATGTAGACCCTATTGCCTACGATCTGCTTTTTGAGCGTTTCTTGAATCCTGATCGTGTATCACTACCCGATATTGATATCGACTTTGATGACGAAGGTCGTGACAAGGTCATCCAATACGTGATTGACAAATACGGACAAACCCAGGTAGCACAGATCATTACCTATGGCACGATGGCCGCCAAGTCGTCTATTCGTGACTCTGGCAGAGTGATGGAATTGCCCCTCCCCGACACGGATTCTATTGCCAAATTGATACCAGAACGACCAGGCATCAGTTTGACCAAAGCATTTAAAGAAGTGAAAGAACTTCAAGAAATGGAGTCCGGTCATGGACTTAAATCCGAAGTTATTCAGCAAGCCAGGGTACTAGAAGGGTCGGTTAGAAATACTGGTATTCACGCCTGTGGGGTAATCATCACGCCAAGTGATATTACTCAACATGTTCCTGTAGGTGTAGCCAAGGATTCTGATCTTTTGGTAACTCAATTCGACAACAGTGTGGTGGAAAGTGCTGGCATGCTGAAAATGGATTTCTTGGGTCTTAAAACATTATCAATTATCAAGACGGCTTGCGCCAATGTGAAAAAACGGCATGGTGTAGAAATTATACCTGATGACATTCCGCTTGACGATAAAAAAACCTACGAGCTCTATCAGCGAGGTGAAACCAACGGAACGTTCCAGTTTGAGTCGCCGGGTATGCAGAAGCACTTACGTTCGCTAAAGCCCGATCGTTTTGAAGATTTGATTGCGATGAACGCCTTGTATCGTCCGGGTCCGATGGAGTACATCCCTAACTTTATTGCCCGAAAGATGGGAACCGAAGAGATCGAATATGATCTCGAAGGGATGGAAGAATATCTGGCCGAAACTTATGGTATTACCGTCTATCAAGAGCAAGTCATGCGTCTTTCTCAGAAATTGGCCGGTTTCACCAAAGGTGAAGCGGATATGCTTCGAAAGGCCATGGGTAAGAAAATCCAGGCCATCCTAGACCAGCTCAAACCAAAATTCGTCGAAGGCTGTCTGGAACGCGGACACGACGAAGCCAAAGTGCAGAAAGTATGGAAAGACTGGGAAGCCTTTGCCGCCTATGCCTTTAACAAATCTCACTCTACGTGTTACTCGGTAGTTGCCTATCATACCGCCTATCTAAAGGCCCACTACCCTGCCGAATACATGGCCGCAGTGCTTACACACAACCAAAACAACATTGAGAAAGTCAGTTTCTTCATGGAAGAGTGTCGGGTAAGAAAAATTCCTGTATTAGGACCTGATGTAAACGAATCGGGTGTTTTCTTTAATGTCAATGATGAAGGAAAAATTCGATTTGGTATGGGCGCGATCAAAGGCGCGGGTGAAGCGGCTGCCATTTCGATCATTGAAGAAAGAGAGGAAAATGGGAAGTTTAAAGATTTCTTCGATTTCGTAACACGAATCAATTTGAGATCTGTGAATAAGAAAACATTAGAAGCCTTGGCCCAATCTGGTGGATTCGATTGCTTTGAAGTATATCACAGAAGACAATATTTGATCACTGATGATGGTGAGCCTAGCTTGATTGAAAAAGCGATTAAGTATGCCAATAAGATGGAACAAGAAGAAGCCAGTGCGCAAGCTTCATTGTTCGGTGGAGAATCTGGCGTTTCCATTCCTACTCCTACAGTTTCAGCTGTAGAACCATTCTCAGAGTTAGAGAAATTGAGAATCGAAAAAGAAGTTGTTGGTTTATACATATCTGGCCACCCGTTGGATCAATTCAAATTCGAAATAGATCAATTCACCAACACGACGGTCAAAGAACTAAATGGCGATTTAACTGAATTACAAAAAAAAGGATCTATAAAAATTGCCGGTCAAGTCTCAGCGGTAGGACATCGGGTAACGAAAAATGGAAAGCCATTTGGTACGATTACACTTGAGGATTTCACCGACTCTTTTACTTTCTTTTTGTTTTCTGATGACTATGTCAAATTCAAAGAGTATTTCGAAACTGGGTGGTTTCTTTACTTTCAATGTGCGGTACAAAACCGATGGAAAGGCGAGGAACTGGAGCTCAAAGTTAAATCCATGCATTTGCTAACCGAAATCAGAGAAGAAAAAACCAAAGGATTAAATCTCAGAATAAAACTTCAAGATGTGAACGAAGGACTTATTCATGAAATAAAAAAATTAACCACAGAATATGCTGGTAGCAGTTTACTCAAACTTGATATCGTAGATGAAGAGGAAAACATGCAAGTCAATTTACTTTCAAGAAAAGTGAAAATTGAGCCTGATAATGGTCTGTTAGACAGGCTAGAGGCCATGGATGAAATTCAATACAAAGTAATTGCCTGA
- a CDS encoding YDG domain-containing protein gives MKRLNSILYVVTHALLITPNVLAQPVFESFNSIVVKEGLPLNTITFDVDATDGFGNNTDANLSYSLDGSDAEGFTIDETTGEIKVTVFSDWKNPTDANSDNIYEFSVIADNGTSTSKQELKIIVFPDNAINEAMNARQLGLDIDGEAVDDRSGWSVSLNAKGDIVAIGATRNGNNGKWSGHVRVYSFNNGVWNQLGNDIDGESINDHSGWSVSLSADGLTLAIGGLYNYGSSGNSGHTRIFTFNENDWAQMGEDIDGENNGDISGESVSLSADGRTVAIGAYQNSDNGASSGHARVYSYVDDSWTQIGVDIDGESAEDFSGHSVDLSADGRTVAIGATGNDGNGSNSGHVRIYSYDGSNWIQVGSDIDGEAAEDYSGVSVCLSADGSLVAIGASGNDGKGKSSGHVRIYSLEEGTWVQLGNDIDGDAEYDYSGEVSLSANGLAVAIGANGNYGSAISSGHARIYTYDGIDWIQVGSDLDGEAMSDFSGSSISLSSDGKTIAIGAPYNDGNGEDSGHTRVFRLKQVPEITFEDIDAIYGTAKFDLVSTSNFSQPMVYSIEGVNATGTTLKGDYSEIVVPGTVGTVIIRASQLGDENFWPASKDAILTVSPKELTITGLKGEDKSYDGTKEALVSGVPVLSGVISGDQVILDGIPVFTFATTEPGDNIDITTTGYKLSGEDANNYTLTQPTLSAKINTVLSDHEVTNEVHSTYPNPMRSIAQLVYTVKMTSKINVFLFDMNGSLVEVIESDYKTPGKYNIKYDVSRLKAGVYICRMHIGKKETTSKWVVLD, from the coding sequence ATGAAAAGACTGAATAGTATCTTATATGTGGTAACCCACGCCCTTTTAATTACTCCTAATGTTTTAGCGCAACCTGTTTTTGAGTCTTTTAATTCTATTGTCGTAAAGGAAGGGTTGCCATTAAACACTATTACATTTGATGTAGATGCAACTGATGGCTTTGGTAATAATACAGACGCAAATCTTAGCTACAGTCTTGATGGGTCTGATGCTGAAGGTTTTACTATTGATGAAACCACAGGAGAGATAAAGGTTACCGTCTTTTCTGATTGGAAGAATCCAACGGATGCCAATTCTGACAATATTTACGAATTTTCAGTGATCGCTGACAATGGTACATCCACTTCCAAACAAGAGCTGAAAATAATAGTATTTCCAGATAATGCTATCAATGAAGCGATGAATGCTCGACAACTTGGTCTTGACATTGATGGAGAGGCAGTCGATGACCGTTCTGGGTGGTCTGTTAGCTTGAATGCCAAGGGTGATATTGTAGCAATTGGAGCCACTAGAAATGGAAACAACGGAAAGTGGTCAGGTCATGTTAGAGTTTATTCGTTTAACAATGGAGTTTGGAATCAACTGGGTAATGATATTGATGGAGAATCAATAAATGATCATTCTGGTTGGTCCGTAAGTTTGAGTGCTGATGGCCTTACCCTTGCAATTGGAGGATTGTATAATTATGGGAGTAGTGGTAATTCGGGGCACACCAGAATCTTTACATTTAATGAAAATGATTGGGCTCAAATGGGGGAAGATATTGATGGAGAAAATAATGGAGATATCTCTGGAGAATCAGTTAGTTTAAGTGCTGACGGTAGAACTGTTGCGATTGGTGCCTATCAGAATAGCGATAATGGAGCTAGTTCAGGTCATGCCAGAGTTTATTCTTATGTTGATGATAGTTGGACTCAAATAGGAGTCGATATAGATGGAGAATCTGCTGAGGATTTTTCAGGTCACTCAGTTGATTTAAGTGCTGATGGAAGAACTGTTGCGATTGGAGCTACTGGAAACGACGGAAATGGAAGTAATTCTGGTCATGTGAGAATTTATTCTTATGATGGAAGCAATTGGATTCAAGTGGGGTCGGATATTGATGGTGAAGCTGCTGAAGACTACTCAGGCGTATCCGTTTGTTTGAGTGCCGATGGTTCTTTGGTTGCAATTGGAGCATCAGGAAACGATGGGAAAGGTAAAAGCTCAGGTCATGTTAGAATCTATTCTTTAGAAGAAGGGACTTGGGTGCAGCTTGGCAATGATATTGATGGTGATGCCGAGTACGACTATTCAGGAGAAGTCAGTTTAAGCGCTAATGGACTAGCAGTAGCGATAGGGGCTAATGGTAATTATGGAAGTGCGATCAGTTCTGGTCATGCAAGAATTTATACTTATGATGGAATAGACTGGATTCAAGTAGGAAGTGATTTGGATGGTGAAGCGATGAGTGATTTTTCAGGAAGTTCTATCAGTTTAAGTTCTGATGGAAAAACGATTGCTATTGGTGCACCATACAATGATGGAAATGGCGAAGATTCAGGCCATACAAGAGTATTTAGGTTAAAGCAAGTTCCTGAAATTACCTTTGAGGACATTGATGCAATCTATGGAACAGCAAAATTCGATTTGGTATCAACCTCAAATTTTTCGCAACCAATGGTTTATTCAATTGAGGGAGTAAACGCTACAGGTACTACGTTGAAAGGTGATTATAGTGAGATAGTTGTACCGGGGACCGTCGGGACCGTTATCATTAGAGCAAGTCAATTGGGGGATGAAAATTTTTGGCCAGCTTCAAAAGATGCAATACTGACCGTGTCACCGAAAGAACTTACCATAACTGGTTTGAAGGGTGAAGATAAGAGCTACGATGGTACGAAGGAAGCCCTTGTTTCAGGTGTTCCCGTTTTGTCAGGTGTAATTTCTGGTGATCAGGTTATTCTTGATGGAATACCTGTGTTCACTTTCGCTACTACAGAACCAGGAGATAATATTGATATTACTACGACTGGTTATAAATTATCTGGTGAAGACGCAAACAACTATACGCTAACTCAACCTACTTTGTCAGCAAAAATAAACACAGTTCTTTCAGATCATGAGGTGACTAATGAGGTGCATAGTACGTACCCAAACCCAATGAGGTCTATTGCTCAACTTGTCTATACGGTTAAAATGACTAGTAAAATAAATGTCTTTTTGTTTGACATGAATGGATCATTGGTGGAAGTAATAGAATCCGACTATAAGACCCCTGGGAAATATAACATCAAATATGATGTTTCTAGACTTAAAGCTGGGGTTTATATATGCAGGATGCATATTGGAAAGAAAGAGACTACTTCAAAATGGGTTGTCCTTGATTAA
- a CDS encoding glycosyltransferase family 2 protein, with protein sequence MISIIIPYHNVAKTFGQAIISLLDQTNQNFELLLIDNNSTDQSKDIAIKFASKDLRIKLLSETQQGVVFAANTGMRAAKGEFIARMDADDVAHPERLEKQLNHLKSNPDIAISATQVNYKTNNHELNDFTHFVKWSNNLTSWNDIYQNRFVEFPVVNPTLMFRRSLLNEVGYLKEGGFPEDYEWFLRVIDKGFKVEKLPLPLLDWHDSSSRLTRTDPRYQSDAFFRIKTEYLTKHLKNINQTKVWIWGAGKLGLKRSQLLLNHGIEILGYIDIKKGKQLNGFSCVHFEDIQIETQPFIISYITNRNKRNEVRSFLESKGYQESENYIIAG encoded by the coding sequence TTGATTTCTATAATCATACCATATCACAACGTAGCTAAGACCTTTGGTCAAGCTATTATCAGTTTACTTGATCAAACCAATCAAAATTTTGAGCTGCTTTTGATTGACAATAATTCCACCGATCAAAGCAAGGACATTGCTATAAAATTTGCATCTAAAGACTTAAGAATAAAGCTACTTTCTGAAACCCAACAAGGCGTTGTATTTGCAGCCAACACAGGCATGAGAGCGGCTAAGGGTGAATTCATTGCTCGAATGGATGCCGACGATGTTGCCCATCCAGAAAGACTCGAAAAGCAACTCAACCACCTCAAATCTAATCCTGATATTGCAATCTCTGCTACCCAAGTCAATTACAAGACGAACAATCACGAACTAAATGATTTTACTCATTTTGTGAAATGGAGCAACAACCTGACTTCTTGGAATGACATATACCAAAACCGATTTGTAGAGTTTCCTGTGGTCAATCCTACACTTATGTTTCGGCGATCGCTACTGAACGAGGTTGGCTATTTAAAAGAAGGCGGATTTCCAGAAGACTACGAGTGGTTTCTTCGAGTCATCGACAAAGGATTTAAAGTAGAAAAGCTCCCCTTACCCTTGCTCGACTGGCATGACAGTTCAAGTAGACTTACCAGAACAGATCCACGTTACCAAAGCGATGCCTTCTTTCGAATCAAAACAGAGTACCTCACAAAACACTTAAAGAACATCAACCAAACTAAAGTATGGATTTGGGGTGCAGGTAAGTTAGGGTTAAAACGAAGTCAGCTATTGCTCAATCATGGCATTGAGATCTTGGGGTATATTGATATCAAGAAAGGCAAACAACTGAATGGTTTCTCATGTGTACATTTTGAAGACATTCAAATTGAAACTCAGCCCTTCATCATTAGCTATATAACTAATCGAAATAAACGTAATGAAGTGAGGTCATTTCTTGAATCTAAGGGTTATCAAGAGAGTGAAAATTACATTATTGCTGGATGA
- a CDS encoding PLDc N-terminal domain-containing protein has protein sequence MDTNSILYLVALISAIWVIFEVLTKQKSMSGGSKALWIICALFFSIITAIVYYFTKKK, from the coding sequence ATGGATACGAATTCTATTCTCTACCTAGTAGCCTTGATAAGTGCTATTTGGGTAATTTTTGAAGTGCTGACTAAGCAAAAAAGCATGAGTGGTGGAAGTAAGGCCTTATGGATCATCTGTGCTCTGTTTTTCAGTATTATTACAGCGATTGTTTACTATTTCACAAAGAAAAAATAA
- a CDS encoding fumarate reductase/succinate dehydrogenase flavoprotein subunit, whose amino-acid sequence MALDSKIPEGPLAEKWTKHKFKSKLVNPANKRKYDIIVVGTGLAGASAAASFGELGYNVKSFCFQDSPRRAHSIAAQGGINAAKNYQNDGDSVFRLFYDTIKGGDYRGREANIHRLAEVSVNIIDQCVAQGVPFARDYGGLLDNRSFGGAQVSRTFYARGQTGQQLLLGAYSALSRQVASGKVQLYARTEMLDVVIVNGQARGIVTRNLITGKIESHSAHAVVLATGGYGNVFFLSTNAMGSNVTAAWRAHKKGAFFGNPCYTQIHPTCIPVSGDHQSKLTLMSESLRNDGRIWVPKTAVKGLKAADAAKIAEEDRDYYLERKYPAFGNLVPRDVASRNAKQMCDEGRGVGNTGLAVFLDFSDAIKRDGYETIKGKYGNLFDMYKQITGDDPYEMPMMIYPAVHYTMGGLWVDYNLMTTVPGLYAAGEANFSDHGANRLGASALMQGLADGYFVLPYTIGDYLADMPYEKIPTDHEEFQKAETAVKERIQKLLSINGNKTVDDFHKELGHIMWEYCGMARNEEGLKTAKGKIKALKEEFWKNVKVLGDNEEMNMSLEKANRVADFIELGELMIDDAQNRKESCGGHFREESQTPEGEALRIDDEFSYVAAWEYQGEGKEEKLNKEPLEFENVKLTQRSYK is encoded by the coding sequence ATGGCTTTAGATTCCAAAATACCTGAAGGACCGTTAGCTGAGAAGTGGACGAAACATAAATTCAAAAGCAAACTGGTCAACCCAGCCAACAAGAGAAAGTATGATATCATCGTAGTAGGAACCGGATTGGCTGGAGCATCTGCCGCCGCTTCATTCGGGGAGCTGGGCTACAATGTAAAATCATTCTGCTTTCAAGACAGCCCGAGAAGGGCACACAGTATTGCCGCTCAGGGCGGTATCAATGCTGCAAAAAATTATCAAAACGATGGAGACTCGGTCTTCAGACTATTCTACGACACCATTAAAGGTGGAGATTACAGAGGTCGTGAAGCCAACATCCACAGACTGGCAGAAGTATCTGTAAATATCATCGACCAATGTGTGGCACAAGGTGTGCCTTTCGCACGGGACTACGGTGGGCTACTAGATAACAGATCATTTGGTGGAGCACAGGTATCTCGTACTTTCTACGCACGTGGCCAAACAGGTCAACAATTGCTGCTAGGTGCTTACAGTGCTTTGAGTAGACAAGTGGCTTCTGGTAAGGTGCAACTATACGCCAGAACTGAAATGCTAGATGTGGTGATCGTAAACGGTCAGGCACGTGGTATCGTCACTAGAAACTTGATAACTGGAAAGATCGAATCACACAGTGCGCACGCAGTGGTATTAGCTACAGGCGGATACGGCAACGTATTCTTCCTATCTACCAATGCCATGGGATCGAACGTAACGGCCGCTTGGAGAGCGCACAAGAAAGGTGCTTTCTTCGGCAACCCTTGCTACACGCAGATTCACCCTACTTGTATTCCAGTTTCAGGCGATCACCAGTCTAAATTGACTTTGATGTCTGAATCATTGAGAAATGATGGTAGAATCTGGGTACCAAAAACTGCAGTGAAAGGATTGAAAGCTGCTGATGCAGCCAAGATTGCTGAAGAAGATAGAGATTATTACTTGGAGAGAAAATATCCTGCTTTTGGTAACCTGGTACCTAGAGATGTGGCTTCTCGAAATGCCAAGCAAATGTGTGACGAAGGTCGCGGTGTAGGCAACACAGGCCTAGCCGTATTCCTTGACTTCTCAGATGCGATCAAGCGCGATGGATATGAAACGATCAAAGGCAAGTATGGAAACTTGTTTGATATGTACAAGCAGATCACGGGGGACGATCCTTACGAGATGCCAATGATGATCTACCCTGCGGTGCACTATACCATGGGCGGTCTTTGGGTTGATTACAACTTGATGACTACTGTACCAGGATTGTACGCTGCAGGAGAAGCCAACTTCTCAGATCACGGCGCCAACAGATTAGGAGCTTCGGCCTTGATGCAAGGATTGGCGGATGGATACTTCGTATTGCCATATACTATTGGTGATTATTTGGCTGACATGCCATATGAGAAGATCCCTACAGATCATGAAGAATTCCAAAAAGCAGAAACTGCAGTAAAAGAGCGAATCCAAAAACTATTGAGCATCAACGGTAACAAAACTGTAGATGACTTCCATAAGGAGCTCGGCCACATCATGTGGGAATACTGCGGCATGGCTAGAAACGAAGAAGGTTTGAAGACTGCCAAAGGCAAAATCAAAGCCTTGAAAGAAGAATTCTGGAAGAATGTAAAAGTTTTGGGTGACAACGAAGAAATGAACATGTCTTTGGAAAAAGCCAATAGAGTGGCTGATTTCATTGAACTGGGTGAATTGATGATCGATGATGCTCAAAACAGAAAAGAATCTTGTGGAGGTCACTTCCGTGAGGAATCTCAAACCCCAGAGGGTGAGGCATTGAGAATTGATGATGAATTCTCTTATGTGGCTGCTTGGGAATACCAAGGAGAAGGCAAAGAGGAAAAACTCAACAAAGAGCCTTTAGAATTCGAAAACGTGAAATTGACTCAAAGAAGCTATAAATAA
- a CDS encoding succinate dehydrogenase/fumarate reductase iron-sulfur subunit, with the protein MNLKLKIWRQKNANDKGAFESYNVSDVSPDMSFLEMLDVLNEDLSREGKDPVHFDHDCREGICGMCSLYINGKPHGPKDAVTTCQLHMRSFKDGDIIVIEPWRAAAFPVQKDLVVDRSSFDRIIQAGGYVNVNTGGVPDANEIPIPKVIADEAMDAAQCIGCGACVAACKNASAMLFTAAKVSQLALLPQGQVERQTRVENMVAQMEEEGFGNCTNTQACEAVCPKEISVTHIARLNREYLSAKASSDNV; encoded by the coding sequence ATGAATCTGAAATTAAAAATCTGGAGACAGAAAAACGCTAATGATAAAGGTGCTTTCGAATCATACAATGTTTCGGACGTATCGCCAGACATGTCATTTCTTGAAATGCTTGACGTGTTGAATGAAGATCTTTCGAGAGAAGGCAAAGACCCTGTACACTTCGATCATGACTGTAGAGAAGGTATTTGTGGTATGTGCTCTTTGTACATCAATGGTAAACCTCACGGCCCTAAGGATGCTGTGACTACCTGTCAGCTACATATGAGATCATTCAAAGATGGTGACATCATCGTGATAGAGCCTTGGAGAGCGGCTGCTTTCCCAGTACAGAAGGATTTGGTCGTAGACAGAAGTTCATTCGACAGAATCATCCAGGCGGGTGGATATGTAAACGTGAACACTGGTGGAGTACCAGACGCTAACGAAATTCCTATTCCGAAAGTAATCGCTGATGAGGCCATGGATGCCGCTCAGTGTATCGGATGTGGTGCTTGTGTGGCAGCTTGTAAAAATGCTTCTGCGATGCTTTTCACAGCGGCTAAGGTTTCACAATTGGCACTATTACCACAGGGACAAGTAGAGCGTCAGACCAGAGTAGAAAATATGGTGGCGCAGATGGAAGAAGAAGGCTTCGGAAACTGTACCAATACACAAGCTTGTGAAGCGGTTTGCCCTAAGGAAATTAGTGTGACGCACATTGCCAGACTCAATAGAGAGTATCTGTCAGCTAAGGCTTCCTCGGATAACGTTTAA